One Vigna unguiculata cultivar IT97K-499-35 chromosome 11, ASM411807v1, whole genome shotgun sequence DNA window includes the following coding sequences:
- the LOC114170401 gene encoding uncharacterized protein LOC114170401 gives MPDPLKLSRLQQHREAERVESRLPPPGHEQSQPPRVEKTQASGRNISHTMAESSAANEGLVLSRHPIQASGNFPFTQFILETPLPDRWKMPTFDKYDGTTNPDNHMRVFIHQMMFHVMSDPIWCRVFSTSLTGEALEWFFELPVNSIDSFATLKARFSTQFAPLRPAILTVDNLVNIRQEDGESLRSYLDRYNCMSVKIKDLSDEIARHHFSYGLQSQSGVFADKISRKKPKTMDEMRERATKFIQMEDMQEFRVKKRAKEDATSQKSAPRPSKPLARPNEKRTPKFTTYTHLAVPRAKILQEAFSADSLPASIKKPPSPDADGSKHCQYHRTICHTTEECHTLRDKIEELIRQGHLKKYIQQDRPQRSPIGNRSLARRQAHARWEKRQESERDRRRRESSRAHRSLRRSRSRSRDKPLRGYINTISGGFAGGGSS, from the coding sequence ATGCCCGACCCACTCAAACTAAGTAGGTTGCAGCAACATCGGGAAGCCGAGCGGGTAGAAAGTCGCCTACCTCCCCCAGGGCATGAGCAATCACAGCCTCCGAGAGTGGAAAAGACGCAGGCGTCGGGGAGAAACATATCTCACACGATGGCAGAGAGTTCGGCGGCCAACGAGGGATTGGTCCTTTCCCGACACCCGATCCAAGCGTCGGGGAATTTCCCGTTCACTCAATTCATATTGGAGACCCCGTTGCCCGATAGATGGAAGATGCCGACGTTCGACAAGTATGACGGGACGACAAATCCTGATAATCACATGCGGGTCTTCATCCACCAAATGATGTTCCATGTTATGAGCGACCCGATCTGGTGTCGCGTTTTCTCGACCTCCCTGACGGGAGAGGCGTTGGAGTGGTTCTTTGAGCTGCCGGTCAACAGTATCGACTCCTTCGCCACTCTGAAGGCTAGGTTCAGCACACAGTTTGCCCCTCTGAGGCCGGCTATCCTGACGGTAGATAACTTAGTTAACATCCGCCAGGAAGATGGGGAGTCGCTCAGGAGTTATCTCGATCGATACAACTGCATGTCGGTCAAGATAAAAGACCTTAGTGATGAGATCGCTCGGCATCACTTTTCGTACGGACTGCAATCACAATCAGGTGTGTTCGCAGATAAGATCAGCCGCAAGAAGCCAAAGACGATGGATGAGATGAGGGAGCGAGCGACCAAGTTCATCCAGATGGAGGATATGCAGGAGTTTAGGGTGAAGAAGAGGGCAAAGGAAGATGCAACATCACAAAAAAGCGCTCCCCGACCGAGCAAACCTCTGGCTCGACCTAACGAGAAAAGAACGCCCAAATTCACCACTTATACCCACTTGGCCGTTCCCCGGGCGAAGATCCTCCAAGAAGCCTTCAGCGCCGACTCACTTCCAGCGTCCATAAAGAAACCCCCATCTCCCGACGCCGATGGCAGCAAGCATTGCCAGTACCATCGGACGATCTGCCATACCACTGAGGAGTGCCATACGCTCCGCGACAAGATTGAGGAACTAATTCGCCAAGGGCACCTGAAGAAATACATTCAGCAGGACCGTCCCCAGCGCAGCCCGATCGGGAACAGAAGCCTGGCACGAAGACAAGCCCATGCCAGGTGGGAGAAGCGGCAAGAAAGCGAGCGCGATAGGCGAAGGAGGGAGTCGTCTAGAGCCCACCGAAGTCTGAGGAGAAGCCGTAGCCGGAGCAGAGACAAACCCCTGAGGGGTTACATCAACACAATCTCAGGTGGGTTCGCCGGAGGAGGATCGAGCTAA